CTCAAAATTACAAGGAGGTTCTTTTTTACCCTAAACTTCGGGATGACTCATGTTTGTTTATGCCGCATATTTGCGCTTTCGTATCCACTGCCAGGCTCCGCCCAGAAGCCCGATCAACACCAAAGGTGCGAGCAAATTAAGCAGTTGCCACTGCATCCGCTCTTCTTTCAATCTGATTTTGTCCAGCGGGCGCAGTGTTACCTGTTTATTACGCGCGGTGATTAACCCTTCGGGATCCATCATGTAGTCAATGGCGTACAGTATAAAATCCTTATTGGCAAAAGTTTTTCCGGACAACCGATCGTATCCCAACGGGAAAGGAGCCTCACGGGCATAATCAATGTCGTTGACCAATAGATCCCCGTCTGAAACGACGAGCACTTTGGCCGGCTTTCCTTGGCCTATAAAAGTACTCATATGCGGGTCATTGGGCAACAGGCGATTGTTGTATAGTGATGAAAACGAACCTTCCAACAGGGTAGCCACACTTTTCACCCCGGCATTGTATTCCCTCGGGTCGGGTTGCCGGCGCGCTTCGTTGTAGGCCACCAATACCGGCGCTTTAAGGAGTTTGGTATATTGAGAAGTAAGTAAAAGCGGTGTTTTCGTAATACCCGGCGCTTCGACCGTATCAATGGTACTGGGAAAACGAGTGTATACCGCATCCAGATTTCGGACAATCGGATGTTTACCGAAATTGTTGATCAACGGAAAAAACCGCCAAGGCATCGGTTTGATTTGTGGTTTATCTCCCATGTTCCCCACATTAAGCGGGAGCATGGCGCAGCTGAGGTCTTTCACCAGGTTTTGATTGATCCGACATCCGTATTTGAAGAGCAAGTCATCTAAATTCAGCTCAGAAGGCTGGGCAAAGGTTCCCTCGAGGCTTACACTGTCTACCCGCGCACCGTCGGCAAAAAGCACCAGCTTTCCGCCACGCATCACAAATTGGTCGAGCCGGTATTTTTCTTCTTCCGTAAAAGGCAAATCAGGTTTCGGAATAATGAGCATGTCCCCTTTTTCCCAGGAGTCGGGATTCTGTACGTCGAAGTACAGGTCATAGTTTTGCTGAAGCGTAGCCAATAAATCCGAGAAGCGCGGCGGCGGCACTTTTGTATGACCTACCAGGATACCGATTCGTTTGTGTTCTTTCAGGGTAAGGCGGCGAATAGCCGAAGCAAGCTCAAACTCCACTCCTTCATACGACTGATTCAATCGTTCTTCAGAAGACGCCGCCTGATTTCCTTTTAACAACTGTACGGGATATTCCTTTCCTTCGTACACCAGCATCGCTCCCGGAAATACCAGCCGCTCGGTGCGTTTGCCATCTTCATTGGCAAACAAATTGGTAGGAATGAGCCCTTTCTGTACCAATTCTTCCTGTAATTTAGGATCATTGGGTTCAATAAACCGATACGCAATGTTGCTGCCGGCATAATCAGAGAACGACTCCAGCGTTTCCTGAACAGCCCGCTCGAGTCGTTCAAATCCGGCAGGAAACTCGCCCGTCAGATATACTTTGATCACTACCTGCCCGTCCAGACTTTGGAGTAATCGTTTGGTAGCATCGGAAATTGTGTAGCGTTTTTCCCGGGTTAAATCCCAGCGAAAAAAGACAAATGAGGCCAATACATTCAGCCCGACAACAGCAATCAGGAAAAAAGCGATTTTGATAATTCGTTGTTTCATTCAAAAGAGAATAAACAATTGATAATTAAACAGTTAAAACTTTATTTTCAAAAAAGGGGTTACCATTTTTTAAAAATAAAAAAGACGGCCAAAATGATGAAGCCAAAACCGACCAGATAATTCCAGCGCACTTCTTCTTTGAGATAAAAAACGGCAAATCCCACAAAAATGGTCAAACTCACTACTTCCTGAATCGTTTTAAGTTCGAAGGCATTGAATTGATACGAACCGATGCGATTGGCCGGAACGGCGATACAGTACTCAAAAAATGCAATGAGCCAACTGATCAAAATTACTTTCCAGAGGGAGGTTTCTTTGTATTTCAAATGCCAATACCAAGCCGTAGTCATAAACAGATTTGATAAAAACAGCAGTAATGTAGTGTGCATACTTATAACAATGTTAGGGCAAAGATACAGTAAAGAAAAAGCGTTAGCTGATTTTTTGACCAACTAACGCTTTTCAGTATGTAAAATTTTATCCTGTTGTTCTCTAAAAATGCCAGCGGACAAACGCTTCCATCGCTTCGTACTCAGCTAAGCCCAGTTGGTCATACAGGAGAGCCGTACCGCTGTTTCGCTCTTCGGCACGCTGCCAAAATTCGCGCGAATCTTCTCCCTGAAAGACCACACCGTCTTTTTGTGATTGATGTTTGAAGATTCCGTAACGTTTTTTGACTACCTGATCGGGGCTCATCGGTACTGCCATCTCGATTTCGTGAATATCCCACTCGGCCCAGGCACCCCGGTAGAGCCACACCCAGCAATCCTTCATGAAGTTTTTGTGCTTGAGCTGCTTGAGCGCGGCTTCAATGGCATCCCAACAAACTTTATGTGTACCGTGCGGGTCGGCAAAATCACCGGCGGCATAGATTTGGTGCGGCTTTACTTCTTCGATCAGATTGGCAATGATCTTCACATCAGCTTCGCTGATGCCTTTTTTCTGGATTGTGCCCGTTTCATAGAAAGGCATGTCCAAAAAGTGAAAATGATCAGTCCCTACAAAACGGCAGGTCGCTTTGGCTTCCCCCCGGCGAATCAACCCTTTCACGTAGCGTACTTCCGAGGAATCAATCTCACTGTCTTTTTTCTGCTTCAAAAATGCCTTTGCATCATTGAATATCTTCATGGCAGCCTGACTTTCAATCCCGAATTTTTGATTGTAGTCCACTACAAAATCAATAAATCGGAATGCCTCGTCGTCGGCTACCGCAATATTTCCTGATGTTTGGTAAGCTACATGCACTTCATGGCCCTGATCCACCAGTCGCTGGAAGGTCCCACCCATGGAGATAATATCATCGTCCGGATGAGGGCTGAAGATAATCACGCGCTTCTTGGCCGGAAGTGCCCGCTCCGGACGGTGCGTATCGTCGGCATTGGGCTTACCGCCCGGCCATCCCGTAATGGTATGCTGTAACTGATTGAAAACGTTGATGTTGATATCATATGCCGAACCGTGAGCCGCCAGCATATCGCTCATACCGTTGTCGTTATAGTCTTTGGTAGTGAGTTTCAAAATTGGCTTCTGAAGGGTGAATGACAGGTGCGTTACCGCCTTCTTGATCATTGAATTATCCCACTCTACCGTATCCACTAACCAAGGCGTTTTTACGCGCGTCAGGTCATTGGCGGCACGTTCGTCTACAAAGAATGCCACATTGGGATGCGCCTGTAAATAAGAGGCAGGTACCAATTCTGTGACCGGCCCTTCAACGGCGGCCTTGATCATCGGCGCTTTGCGCTCACCCCACGCCAGCAGCACGACGCGTTTAGCATTGATAATGGAAGCAACCCCCATCGTAATGGCTTTTTTGGGCACTTGGTGCAGGCCCCCAAATTCCATAGCCGCCGCCGCACGTGTAGAGTGGTCGAGGGTCATCAAACGGGTGCGGGAATTGATCAGCGAGCCCGGTTCGTTGAAACCGATGTGACCATTTCCGCCAATTCCGAGCAATTGAAAATCAATACCGCCCATGGCATTGATTTTATTATCATAACGTTGGGCAAAATCAGCGATCAGGGCCGGTGGAATGGTGCCGTCGGGGATGAAATAATTCTCCTGAGGAATATCCACATGATCAAAAAGCTGCTCCCGCATGAAACGAACATAGCTGTGAATCGAATCCGGCTGCATTGGATAATACTCGTCCAAGTTGAACGAAATCACGTTCTTAAAACTAAGCCCCTCCTCGCGGTGCATTTTGATGAGTTGAGCATACACTGTTTTAGGTGACGAACCCGTTGCCAAACCCAAAATGCAGGGTTTCCCCTCTTTTTGCTTGATTCTAATCAAATCCGCGATCTCCTTTGCCACCGCCGAAGATGCATCTTTGGCATCGGCATATATCTGCGTCGGAATTTTTTCGTAGGTAATGGCCTGACCTACAATACCGCTGTTGGCGGTTTGGGCTTGAATCATTAAAGGTTCAGTAATCATGACAGAAAAAAATGTGATTTTTTGCGCTCAAAGGTAGCTACTTGTAAGATAATTAGCGAGTTAAATTAATAAAAAAATTTAAAAATTAACTTATCCGCCTTTGATCTTATTCAATAACTGCTTAATATTCGCTTCGTTGGTATAGATAATTTCGTATTCATCAGCCGGTAAAACGGACGCCATGCTCACTCCCTCTTTTTGATAAACCATTGCCCCTTTTCTGACAGCTTTGCCCGTTAAATGAAGCGCATTGACACCCGTCTCCGCTAAAAGCAATGCATTGTCTGCATTTACGCCACTACCCGCCATTATTTCTATTCGCCCGTTGGCTTTTTCTACCAATCGGCGCAGAAGGTCCTTGCCGGCTACGGCCGTATTCTGTTGGCCGGACGTCAATATGCGTTCTGCTCCGGATGCAATAATCTCCTCTAAGGCTTCAAAGGGATCAGCGGCCACATCCATCGCCCGATGAAACGTAACCCCCATGGGCTTGGCCAACTCTACCAATTCTTTGGTGCGCTCACGATCTACCTGTCCGTCGGGTTTTAAAAGTCCGAATACCACTCCGTTAGCACCGCATTTTTTGGCCGCCAGTATATCTAAGCACATTACTTCAAACTCTTCCTCACTATAACAAAAATCTCCCCCCCGGGGGCGAATCATCACGTACAGTTGGATGGAAAGCACCGTCCTTGCACGCTGCATCAATCCTTGGCTCGGAGTGGTTCCTCCTTCATAAAAGCCTCCGCACAACTCCACTCGGTGCGCGCCGGCCCGTTGGGCATTTATACAGGACTCAACGGAAAAAACACATACTTCAACTTGCATAGTAAAACATTTTAAATCAAACATTGGAAACTTACATCATCTTGACCGCACAACAAATATACTCAATAGCACTTCATCAGGGCCATATTCGGCCTTTCTTACCGTTTTTTTAAGTAGTTACCTGATTTTTATAAAATTAATTGAGTATAAAAAATAAACCTTTTTTATACAAATTTGTCAATCAATAACTTATTTCCCTTTTCGAACCCAATAATCTGTCTGCATGCCAATCTGGGATCTTACAAACGCCGGGCATTTGCTTTCCCGATGCTTATTTGGCTACACTCGCAAAGATTTGGAAAACGCTCTGACGTATCCAACGCTTGAAGAATTTGTAGACAAAGCACTTTTGGCACCCCTCCCACCGCCTGCCCCCCCGGGCGATTGGGTCAACGAAACACCCATCGCCAACAACGGCACTGCTGATAGCGACCGGTATCGAAGCATGACCTACTGGTGGTACAGTCAATTGCTCGGGGAAGGTCTGAATATGCGGGAAAAAATGGTATTGTTTTGGCACAATCATTTTGTCTCTGCCCGCGATGCCGTTAGTTACCCACAGCATATGTACCGTCAAAATGTACTTTTCAGGCGCAATGCCTGGGGCAATTTCCGGCAGCTCACCAAAGAGGTTACCATTGACCCCGCCATGCTTATTTATCTGGACGGCCGATTAAGCAGCGGCAATACTCCCAATGAAAACTACGCCCGCGAGTTAATGGAGTTGTTTACGTTAGGCATTGGTAACTACACCGAGAATGACATCAAGCAGGCCGCCTTAGCGCTTACGGGTTGGCAGGTAAATGGCTTAAACGCCACCTTTAACCAAGCGCGCTTTGCCAACACGACGAAGACTTTTTTTGGCAAAACGGGCAATTTCAAGTACGATGATATTGTCGATATTATTCTGGAAAAGCCGGAAGCGGCTGAATTTATCTGCCGCAAACTTTATAAAGAATTTATTTATTACAAGCCAAATGAGGCTTTCGTAAAGCAAATGGCCACTATTTTCCGTAACAACAATTACGAAATTCGCCCTGTGCTCTCTTTCATGCTTACGTCCGACGAATTTTATAAAAGTGATTACAAAGGCGCCAAAATCAAAAATCCGATGGAGACCGCCATCGGAATTTTAAAAGCCTTTGACCTGACACCGTCACAGATGAATCCTACCGCCGACTGGGCGTACGTTTATTCTCAAACCAAAGCCATGCAACAGCAACTCTTTTTTCCTCCCGACGTAAAAGGATGGGCGGGGCAGCGCGAGTGGATCAATTCAACCACGTTTGTGGTACGGGGCGGCTTTTCCGACAACGTTGTCAATATGATGGGAAATACCCGAGCTGTTCAGTTCAAAAACATCAGCGCACCGGTCGACTATGCCCGAACGTTTAAAACCTCCGAAGACGCAGTAAAATTTGTGGATGATGTCGTAAGCCTGTTCCTTCAATTTCCGATCAGTACTCAAAAAAGAGATGCACTGGTCAAAACGCTGCTCGGAGGTACGATTTTGGCCAATTGGGCTACAGGCACGCCCGGGGCCGATCTTCAACTCAAAGGATTGTTTAAAGCAATTATGCGTCTGCCTGAATTTCAACTCACCTAGCTCTCCATCCAAAACGTATACCTAATGAACCGCAAAGAGTTTCTACAACAACTGAGTCTTGTTTCGGGAGGAGTGGCGTTTGGGATGGGAGGCATTCCGATAAAAGCGTTTGCTCACAATCCATTTGCCCTCAACTTGGAAGGCAGCAACGGTAAGATTTTTGTCATGGTTCAGCTGTCCGGCGGAAACGACGGACTCAATACCGTGATTCCGTACGAAAATCCGCTGTATTATAACAGGCGTGCAAGCATTGCCATAAAAAAAGAGAGCGTTCTTCCGCTCAATAGCCAAATGGGGTTAAACCCGGCCATGAGCGCACTGAAAGGGCTGTACGATACAGGCAAGATGAGTATTGTACAAAACGTAGGTTATCCAAGTCCCAATCGGTCTCATTTTCGCTCTACGGACATCTGGCTGACGGCTTCGGAGGCAAATGAAGAATTGGACGAGGGTTGGATCGGGCGTTATTTAACGAAACTCTATCCCGGATTTCCGGTGCAAATTCCGGACCAGCCCATGGCCATTCAACTGGGAGCGGTCGAATCTCTATTGATCCAGACAGACTTAGGTTCTACCGGGGTTGTTTTTAATGACCCCAATAACTTTTATAATTTAGTAAAAGGAACCACCGCTGATACCGAACCGATCCCAAACACACTCGCGGGCGAAGAGCTGAAATTCATGCGACAGATTGCTACTCAATCCATTGCTTATTCTGATATTATCAAGAAAAAGTGGGATAACGCCAACAAATCCGTGACCCCTTTTCCCAATACCAATTTAGGAGCGCAGTTAAAAATTGTGGGAGAACTCATCGCCGGAGGGCTGCAAACCCCTTTTTATCTGACCAACATCGGCGGTTTTGATACCCATGCCAATCAGGTTATTTCCAACGCTACCACTACAGGAACACACGCCAACCTTCTTCGAACCGTTTCTGATGCAGTGACCGCATTTCAAAAAGACATGGAGAAACGGGGATTGGGCGATAAGGTGGTGGTAATGACCTTCTCTGAATTTGGCCGACGTGTCTCTCAGAACGGCACTATGGGAACCGATCACGGTTCAGCCGCGCCTTTATTCGTGGTTGGCAATTCAGTCTTGGGAGGCTTGATCGGCAGGAATCCGGTATTAAGTGACGTAGACAGCAACGGGGATATTAAATACGAATTTGACTTCCGCCAAGTCTACACCAGCGTACTACAGGATTATCTCGGAGTGGAGCGCTCCATGGCAGCGACCATTTTGGGAAATAAAGAATTTAAAACGGTTCCTATTTTCAAACCTGTCCCAACCCTCCTGACGGGCAATACGGAGTTTACGCTTGAACAAAATTACCCCAATCCTTTTACCGATCTGACACGCATCTCCTACAGCCTCACCAAACCCATGTATGTCAAACTGGCCCTTTATGACCTGATGGGTCGGGAAATAGAGGTAATGCAGGAAGGGCAGGTACAAACGGGCAGGTACACAATCCCTCTCAATACCGTTCAATGGTCGCCCGGATATTATCTTTGTTCTTTACGGTGTGATGCCGGTCAAAAAGTGATCCGGCTTGTAAAAATGTAAATCCTTAAAATTAAACCAACCCGCATCATGGTAAAATACGTGCGTTAAATGGCTCTGTTTGATTACATTTATACTGCTTATACCAAACTATCCGATTCAACGTTAAAACTTGGTACAGTTTTGGTTGTTCTGTATCATCATCTACCGGCAAAATTGCAGCAGTCAGCTTATACTATGA
Above is a window of Runella slithyformis DSM 19594 DNA encoding:
- a CDS encoding DUF1800 domain-containing protein — encoded protein: MPIWDLTNAGHLLSRCLFGYTRKDLENALTYPTLEEFVDKALLAPLPPPAPPGDWVNETPIANNGTADSDRYRSMTYWWYSQLLGEGLNMREKMVLFWHNHFVSARDAVSYPQHMYRQNVLFRRNAWGNFRQLTKEVTIDPAMLIYLDGRLSSGNTPNENYARELMELFTLGIGNYTENDIKQAALALTGWQVNGLNATFNQARFANTTKTFFGKTGNFKYDDIVDIILEKPEAAEFICRKLYKEFIYYKPNEAFVKQMATIFRNNNYEIRPVLSFMLTSDEFYKSDYKGAKIKNPMETAIGILKAFDLTPSQMNPTADWAYVYSQTKAMQQQLFFPPDVKGWAGQREWINSTTFVVRGGFSDNVVNMMGNTRAVQFKNISAPVDYARTFKTSEDAVKFVDDVVSLFLQFPISTQKRDALVKTLLGGTILANWATGTPGADLQLKGLFKAIMRLPEFQLT
- the gldG gene encoding gliding motility-associated ABC transporter substrate-binding protein GldG → MKQRIIKIAFFLIAVVGLNVLASFVFFRWDLTREKRYTISDATKRLLQSLDGQVVIKVYLTGEFPAGFERLERAVQETLESFSDYAGSNIAYRFIEPNDPKLQEELVQKGLIPTNLFANEDGKRTERLVFPGAMLVYEGKEYPVQLLKGNQAASSEERLNQSYEGVEFELASAIRRLTLKEHKRIGILVGHTKVPPPRFSDLLATLQQNYDLYFDVQNPDSWEKGDMLIIPKPDLPFTEEEKYRLDQFVMRGGKLVLFADGARVDSVSLEGTFAQPSELNLDDLLFKYGCRINQNLVKDLSCAMLPLNVGNMGDKPQIKPMPWRFFPLINNFGKHPIVRNLDAVYTRFPSTIDTVEAPGITKTPLLLTSQYTKLLKAPVLVAYNEARRQPDPREYNAGVKSVATLLEGSFSSLYNNRLLPNDPHMSTFIGQGKPAKVLVVSDGDLLVNDIDYAREAPFPLGYDRLSGKTFANKDFILYAIDYMMDPEGLITARNKQVTLRPLDKIRLKEERMQWQLLNLLAPLVLIGLLGGAWQWIRKRKYAA
- the nagB gene encoding glucosamine-6-phosphate deaminase encodes the protein MITEPLMIQAQTANSGIVGQAITYEKIPTQIYADAKDASSAVAKEIADLIRIKQKEGKPCILGLATGSSPKTVYAQLIKMHREEGLSFKNVISFNLDEYYPMQPDSIHSYVRFMREQLFDHVDIPQENYFIPDGTIPPALIADFAQRYDNKINAMGGIDFQLLGIGGNGHIGFNEPGSLINSRTRLMTLDHSTRAAAAMEFGGLHQVPKKAITMGVASIINAKRVVLLAWGERKAPMIKAAVEGPVTELVPASYLQAHPNVAFFVDERAANDLTRVKTPWLVDTVEWDNSMIKKAVTHLSFTLQKPILKLTTKDYNDNGMSDMLAAHGSAYDININVFNQLQHTITGWPGGKPNADDTHRPERALPAKKRVIIFSPHPDDDIISMGGTFQRLVDQGHEVHVAYQTSGNIAVADDEAFRFIDFVVDYNQKFGIESQAAMKIFNDAKAFLKQKKDSEIDSSEVRYVKGLIRRGEAKATCRFVGTDHFHFLDMPFYETGTIQKKGISEADVKIIANLIEEVKPHQIYAAGDFADPHGTHKVCWDAIEAALKQLKHKNFMKDCWVWLYRGAWAEWDIHEIEMAVPMSPDQVVKKRYGIFKHQSQKDGVVFQGEDSREFWQRAEERNSGTALLYDQLGLAEYEAMEAFVRWHF
- a CDS encoding copper homeostasis protein CutC gives rise to the protein MQVEVCVFSVESCINAQRAGAHRVELCGGFYEGGTTPSQGLMQRARTVLSIQLYVMIRPRGGDFCYSEEEFEVMCLDILAAKKCGANGVVFGLLKPDGQVDRERTKELVELAKPMGVTFHRAMDVAADPFEALEEIIASGAERILTSGQQNTAVAGKDLLRRLVEKANGRIEIMAGSGVNADNALLLAETGVNALHLTGKAVRKGAMVYQKEGVSMASVLPADEYEIIYTNEANIKQLLNKIKGG
- a CDS encoding DUF1501 domain-containing protein; translated protein: MNRKEFLQQLSLVSGGVAFGMGGIPIKAFAHNPFALNLEGSNGKIFVMVQLSGGNDGLNTVIPYENPLYYNRRASIAIKKESVLPLNSQMGLNPAMSALKGLYDTGKMSIVQNVGYPSPNRSHFRSTDIWLTASEANEELDEGWIGRYLTKLYPGFPVQIPDQPMAIQLGAVESLLIQTDLGSTGVVFNDPNNFYNLVKGTTADTEPIPNTLAGEELKFMRQIATQSIAYSDIIKKKWDNANKSVTPFPNTNLGAQLKIVGELIAGGLQTPFYLTNIGGFDTHANQVISNATTTGTHANLLRTVSDAVTAFQKDMEKRGLGDKVVVMTFSEFGRRVSQNGTMGTDHGSAAPLFVVGNSVLGGLIGRNPVLSDVDSNGDIKYEFDFRQVYTSVLQDYLGVERSMAATILGNKEFKTVPIFKPVPTLLTGNTEFTLEQNYPNPFTDLTRISYSLTKPMYVKLALYDLMGREIEVMQEGQVQTGRYTIPLNTVQWSPGYYLCSLRCDAGQKVIRLVKM
- a CDS encoding DMT family protein; its protein translation is MHTTLLLFLSNLFMTTAWYWHLKYKETSLWKVILISWLIAFFEYCIAVPANRIGSYQFNAFELKTIQEVVSLTIFVGFAVFYLKEEVRWNYLVGFGFIILAVFFIFKKW